The following are encoded together in the Ovis aries strain OAR_USU_Benz2616 breed Rambouillet chromosome 15, ARS-UI_Ramb_v3.0, whole genome shotgun sequence genome:
- the LOC101108352 gene encoding serine/threonine-protein phosphatase 2A catalytic subunit alpha isoform-like — protein MNHKRKCLVEKRVGECIGIMDEKVFTKELDQWIEQLNECKQLSESQVKSLCEKAKEILTKESNVQEVRCPVTVCGDVHRQFHDLMELFRIGGKSPDTNYLFMGDYVDRGYYSVETVTLLVALKVRYRERITILRGNHESRQITQVYGFYDECLRKYGNANVWKYFTDLFDYLPLTALVDGQIFCLHGGLSPSIDTLDHIRALDRLQEVPHEGPMCDLLWSDPDDRGGWGISPRGAGYTFGQDISETFNHANGLTLVSRAHQLVMEGYNWCHDRNVVTIFSAPNYCYRCGNQAAIMELDDTLKYSFLQFDPAPRRGEPHVTRRTPDYFL, from the exons ATGAATCACAAGCGCAAATGTCTGGTAGAAAAAAGGGTTGGAG AATGTATTGGCATCATGGACGAGAAGGTGTTCACCAAGGAGCTGGACCAGTGGATCGAGCAGCTGAACGAGTGCAAGCAGCTGTCCGAGTCCCAGGTTAAGAGCCTCTGCGAGAAGGCTAAAGAAATCCTGACAAAAGAATCCAATGTGCAAGAAGTTCGATGTCCAGTCACTGTCTGTGGAGATGTGCATAGGCAATTTCATGATCTCATGGAACTGTTTAGAATTGGTGGCAAATCACCAGATACAAATTACTTGTTTATGGGCGATTATGTTGACAGAGGATATTATTCAGTGGAAACAGTTACTCTGCTTGTAGCTCTTAAGGTTCGTTACCGTGAACGTATCACCATTCTTCGAGGAAATCATGAGAGCAGACAGATCACACAAGTATATGGTTTCTACGATGAGTGTTTAAGGAAATATGGAAATGCCAATGTTTGGAAGTATTTTACAGACCTTTTTGACTATCTTCCTCTCACTGCCTTGGTGGATGGGCAGATCTTCTGTCTACATGGTGGCCTATCACCATCCATAGATACACTGGATCACATCAGAGCACTTGATCGCCTACAAGAAGTTCCCCATGAGGGTCCAATGTGTGACTTGCTGTGGTCAGATCCAGATGACCGTGGAGGTTGGGGTATATCTCCTCGAGGAGCTGGTTATACCTTTGGGCAGGATATTTCTGAGACGTTTAATCATGCCAATGGCCTCACGTTGGTGTCTAGAGCTCATCAGCTGGTGATGGAGGGATATAACTGGTGCCATGACCGAAATGTAGTAACGATTTTCAGTGCTCCAAACTATTGTTATCGTTGTGGTAACCAAGCTGCAATCATGGAACTTGATGATACTCTAAAATACTCTTTCTTGCAGTTTGACCCAGCACCTCGCAGAGGCGAGCCACATGTTACTCGTCGTACCCCAGACTACTTCCTgtaa